One stretch of Thermoproteota archaeon DNA includes these proteins:
- a CDS encoding 3-phosphoglycerate dehydrogenase, protein MSFNDSVLICDEVDKVLEKILKENGLQVTYEPEITPEQIKEKISQFNIVIVRSRTKITKEMIDKAEKCKIIARVGVGLDNIDLDAAKAKNIRVINAVEGAMTAVAELVLGLMFSLARQIPRADRGIRNDQWLKKQMLGTELKGKYLGIVGLGNIGKRLGRLARGLNMNIIGYDVVPIDEEFAKDVGLMKADLDTLLQSSDYISLHVPLLDSTYHLIDAKRLSTMKKTAKIINTSRGGVIDEDALYEALKNGNLGGAALDVFEKEPATGHKLASLDNVILTPHMGAQTKEAQSLAANVIAEKIIQILRGVI, encoded by the coding sequence ATGAGCTTTAATGATTCTGTGTTAATTTGCGACGAAGTTGATAAGGTATTAGAAAAAATTCTCAAAGAAAATGGATTGCAGGTAACATATGAACCAGAAATTACCCCAGAACAAATCAAAGAAAAAATCTCTCAATTCAACATCGTAATTGTTCGAAGCAGAACCAAGATCACAAAAGAGATGATTGACAAAGCAGAGAAATGTAAAATCATCGCTAGAGTTGGAGTTGGTCTTGATAACATTGATCTAGATGCTGCTAAAGCAAAAAACATTCGCGTGATAAATGCAGTTGAAGGCGCAATGACAGCTGTTGCAGAACTAGTACTAGGTTTGATGTTCTCATTAGCAAGACAAATACCAAGAGCTGATAGAGGAATTAGAAATGATCAATGGCTAAAAAAACAGATGTTAGGTACTGAGCTAAAAGGCAAGTATTTGGGAATTGTTGGATTGGGAAATATTGGAAAAAGATTAGGTCGCTTAGCTAGAGGTCTTAACATGAATATTATTGGTTATGATGTAGTTCCAATTGATGAAGAGTTTGCAAAAGATGTTGGTTTAATGAAAGCTGACTTGGATACTCTATTACAAAGTTCTGATTATATCTCATTACATGTCCCATTGTTGGATTCTACTTATCACTTGATAGATGCAAAACGTCTGTCCACTATGAAAAAGACTGCAAAGATAATCAATACTTCTAGAGGTGGCGTCATAGATGAAGATGCCTTGTACGAGGCACTCAAAAATGGTAACCTTGGTGGGGCAGCTTTGGATGTCTTTGAAAAGGAACCTGCCACCGGTCATAAATTGGCCTCTTTGGATAACGTCATTTTGACGCCTCATATGGGTGCTCAGACAAAAGAAGCTCAGTCCTTAGCTGCAAATGTTATAGCAGAAAAGATAATACAGATCCTTAGAGGCGTAATCTAA
- a CDS encoding exonuclease SbcCD subunit D yields MRFSHISDTHLGLTQYNSEERENDVYEAFSQAIDRSIADKVDFVIFAGDIFHTPSPSGTAIMHMAHALKKLKQNNIESFFILGEHDISRIRAYPVPYVYHKLEFSKYIGQGDPIYFKDVMIVGFDKIRKSEINEFEEKFAKVDSLAKEFKGHKILVLHQGLSEVNKFAGELSANDLPKNFTYYAMGHLHDKFLKSFTNLGGPLAYPGSTELTTSEGIKETSKGFFEVDISSQNAEPEWIELELRAQRSLVVNFDDLSSSIDQIIGEFRNSKKKPIVDIKIRGKDIPSDVVQAQVSRLIPETLYCSWKIAREGDNSSIYLEKPAKIDDELLKLAITSLKSEHLGNFAINELLPLLTSNQVEIANQMVVDNYRQFRKEKLNDKNS; encoded by the coding sequence ATGCGTTTTTCACACATTTCAGACACACACCTAGGATTAACTCAATACAACTCAGAAGAAAGAGAGAACGATGTCTATGAAGCATTTAGTCAGGCAATAGACAGATCAATTGCAGATAAAGTGGACTTTGTAATTTTTGCCGGAGATATTTTCCACACTCCAAGTCCAAGTGGGACTGCAATAATGCATATGGCTCATGCATTAAAAAAACTAAAACAAAATAACATAGAATCGTTTTTCATCTTAGGAGAGCATGATATTAGTAGAATAAGGGCATATCCGGTTCCGTACGTCTATCATAAACTTGAATTTTCAAAATATATCGGACAAGGCGACCCCATTTACTTTAAGGATGTCATGATAGTTGGATTTGATAAAATAAGAAAAAGTGAAATAAATGAATTTGAAGAAAAATTTGCAAAAGTTGATTCTTTAGCAAAAGAATTCAAAGGTCATAAAATTTTAGTATTACATCAAGGGTTATCGGAAGTAAACAAATTTGCTGGAGAATTAAGTGCTAATGATCTTCCAAAAAATTTTACATATTATGCAATGGGTCACCTTCATGACAAATTTTTAAAATCATTTACTAATCTAGGAGGACCGCTAGCATATCCAGGTTCAACGGAATTAACCACCAGTGAAGGAATTAAGGAAACGTCCAAAGGATTTTTTGAAGTGGATATTTCAAGTCAAAATGCAGAGCCTGAATGGATAGAGCTTGAACTTCGAGCTCAGAGATCACTTGTGGTAAATTTTGATGATCTTAGTTCATCTATTGACCAGATTATTGGAGAGTTTAGAAATTCAAAGAAAAAGCCGATTGTAGATATTAAAATTCGAGGTAAAGACATACCGTCAGATGTTGTTCAAGCACAAGTTTCACGTCTTATTCCTGAGACATTATACTGTTCATGGAAAATTGCAAGAGAAGGAGATAATTCATCAATTTACTTGGAAAAACCTGCGAAAATTGATGATGAGTTACTAAAGCTTGCAATAACTTCGTTGAAATCTGAACATCTTGGAAATTTTGCAATAAACGAACTACTCCCGCTTCTGACTTCAAATCAGGTTGAAATAGCAAATCAGATGGTTGTAGATAATTACAGACAATTCAGAAAGGAGAAACTAAATGATAAGAACAGTTGA
- a CDS encoding response regulator, translated as MVSAPDNTSVIIVDDDYDSLEVLSEYLSIKNLNVIAKAKNGAEAVIIYEKLQPDVVLLDVIMPEYDGFYALQKIKGINPNAKVIFVTAATAGVTQKRLFESNVEAIIFKPFEMDYLLETIDMVKQGKKRIPNTVRALNKTD; from the coding sequence ATGGTAAGTGCCCCCGATAATACGTCTGTTATAATAGTAGATGACGATTATGATAGCTTAGAAGTACTATCAGAGTATTTGAGCATAAAAAATCTAAATGTGATTGCCAAGGCAAAAAATGGCGCTGAGGCGGTAATAATTTATGAAAAACTGCAGCCAGATGTAGTACTATTAGATGTCATAATGCCAGAATATGATGGATTTTATGCTTTACAGAAAATTAAGGGTATCAATCCAAATGCAAAAGTAATTTTTGTTACAGCCGCAACAGCAGGTGTTACTCAAAAAAGGCTCTTTGAATCAAATGTAGAAGCAATAATCTTCAAACCATTTGAGATGGATTATTTACTAGAAACTATTGACATGGTAAAACAAGGAAAGAAGAGAATTCCAAATACAGTAAGAGCACTAAATAAAACAGATTAA
- a CDS encoding ATP-binding protein, whose translation MIIGYVIGESKPTRITALASRALSIGEYVIINSDEGKILGLVERSYVSSVALSDVRNFDEAVESKEIAEINKRDKGYTSQIMILGFLDKLQKGQSIVPAIPPLPGTEILEASKKDLEKIFGPDGNEWIRIGSLLRNPEIDAKININKIVARHVGILAMTGMGKSNLVSLLAKQIDSLSGTVIIFDYHDDYSNLAIPRINVIDAKINPRLLDAESLGEVLEIRDNASIQQRILRMAFTKQVKESKDFWMALNDQVEEIIQLNKKDKKEYTYSGGRVQDKIDDAQHKFSDILDPDVVDPIGLIKEGRINVLNISSLSEKQANVAVSYYLQELLNDRKESIRAKNAKQTTKRSPRFGTSIFVVIEEAHVFIPKGEDTQAKYWASKIAREGRKFGLGLAVVSQRPRSLDPNILSQMGSLAIMKIVQEDDQSQITSAAESISKNLIEQLTSLNVGDAILVGQWANLPSIVHIQEVKEKTRGADQNAVTEWAVAKKFEGIAKESTQKLIQKDLLVD comes from the coding sequence TTGATCATAGGATACGTAATTGGAGAATCAAAACCTACAAGAATTACTGCTCTAGCTTCAAGAGCACTATCAATAGGAGAATATGTTATTATCAATTCTGATGAAGGTAAAATTTTAGGATTAGTTGAAAGATCATATGTTTCAAGTGTAGCATTATCAGATGTTAGAAATTTTGATGAAGCAGTAGAAAGCAAAGAGATTGCAGAGATTAACAAACGAGATAAGGGGTACACATCACAAATAATGATTTTGGGTTTCTTAGATAAATTACAAAAAGGTCAATCAATAGTTCCTGCAATACCTCCATTACCAGGAACAGAAATTCTTGAAGCATCAAAAAAAGATTTGGAGAAAATTTTTGGGCCTGATGGAAATGAATGGATAAGAATTGGTTCTCTTTTAAGGAATCCAGAAATTGATGCAAAAATTAACATCAACAAAATAGTTGCGCGTCATGTTGGAATTTTGGCGATGACTGGAATGGGGAAAAGCAATCTAGTTTCATTACTAGCAAAACAAATTGACAGTCTAAGTGGGACTGTGATAATTTTTGATTATCATGACGACTACAGTAATCTAGCCATTCCAAGAATTAATGTGATTGATGCAAAGATCAATCCCAGACTTTTAGATGCAGAATCACTTGGGGAAGTGTTAGAGATACGGGATAATGCTAGTATTCAACAAAGAATTCTTCGTATGGCGTTTACCAAACAAGTTAAAGAAAGTAAAGACTTCTGGATGGCACTAAATGATCAAGTAGAAGAAATAATTCAACTAAATAAAAAAGACAAAAAAGAATACACATACTCTGGTGGAAGGGTTCAAGACAAAATTGATGATGCGCAACATAAATTTTCAGATATTTTAGATCCCGATGTAGTTGATCCCATTGGTCTAATCAAAGAGGGAAGAATTAACGTACTGAATATTTCTAGCCTTAGTGAAAAACAGGCAAATGTAGCTGTTTCATATTATCTTCAAGAATTACTAAATGACAGAAAAGAATCAATTCGTGCAAAAAATGCAAAACAAACAACAAAGAGGTCCCCTAGATTTGGAACTTCAATTTTTGTAGTAATTGAAGAGGCCCACGTGTTTATTCCCAAAGGAGAAGATACACAAGCAAAGTATTGGGCATCAAAAATTGCCAGAGAAGGTAGAAAGTTTGGACTCGGTTTAGCAGTAGTTTCACAGCGACCAAGGAGCCTAGATCCAAATATTTTAAGCCAAATGGGTTCACTTGCAATAATGAAAATTGTTCAAGAAGATGATCAGAGTCAAATCACGTCAGCGGCTGAATCAATCAGTAAAAATTTGATAGAGCAATTAACATCACTAAATGTAGGCGATGCAATTTTAGTTGGACAATGGGCAAATCTTCCATCAATAGTTCACATTCAAGAAGTTAAAGAAAAGACCAGGGGAGCAGATCAAAATGCAGTGACAGAGTGGGCAGTTGCAAAAAAATTTGAAGGAATCGCAAAGGAATCAACACAAAAACTTATTCAAAAAGACTTGTTAGTTGATTAG
- a CDS encoding GHKL domain-containing protein produces MSMQTSKPDLPNPLIQNLSEVAASAFKELESTKLDLKEKEMQLREIAEISNQKINAAAKLNQDLQGKVDLLQDLSQRLEEQNDELNRRNQEMQIKEKTYNNLNQELRAELEKVTVKEKELEIREQYLEKMVDEKSQQLSRSEKMATIGELTSRLAHDLRNPLSVIKTTHGIMKTKPNMKIEERLQYNGRIDRAILRIVHLVDDVLDYVRVTELNLQKVSLRAVVESAIDSIVKPSDININRPEKDVSINCDYRKLEAVFANLITNAIQAMNEDGDITIRITDKNDKVLIEFEDTGPGISDSIASQIFDPMFTTKSYGTGLGLSICKSIVEKHGGDITLSSNPTTFKITLPKNL; encoded by the coding sequence ATGTCTATGCAAACCTCAAAACCTGATTTGCCAAATCCATTAATTCAAAATTTATCAGAGGTTGCGGCTTCGGCGTTTAAAGAATTAGAATCTACTAAACTGGATTTGAAAGAAAAGGAAATGCAGTTACGTGAGATTGCTGAAATTTCAAATCAAAAAATTAACGCTGCTGCTAAACTTAATCAGGATTTGCAAGGAAAAGTTGATCTATTACAAGATCTTTCTCAACGCCTCGAAGAACAAAATGATGAACTAAACAGACGAAATCAAGAGATGCAAATTAAAGAAAAAACTTACAACAATCTAAATCAAGAACTTCGTGCAGAACTTGAAAAAGTTACTGTCAAAGAAAAGGAATTGGAAATTCGTGAGCAATATCTTGAAAAAATGGTTGATGAAAAATCACAGCAGTTGTCCCGCTCTGAAAAAATGGCTACCATCGGTGAATTGACTTCTAGATTAGCACATGATCTTAGGAATCCACTTTCAGTCATTAAAACAACTCATGGTATCATGAAAACAAAACCTAACATGAAGATTGAAGAGCGATTACAGTATAATGGAAGAATAGACCGAGCAATACTACGTATTGTCCATCTTGTTGATGATGTTTTAGATTATGTCCGTGTTACTGAATTAAACCTGCAAAAAGTTTCTCTTCGCGCAGTAGTAGAGTCTGCTATTGATTCAATAGTGAAACCTTCTGACATTAACATTAACCGTCCAGAAAAAGATGTCAGCATTAACTGTGATTATAGGAAATTAGAAGCTGTTTTTGCTAACTTGATTACTAATGCAATTCAAGCCATGAATGAGGATGGTGACATTACTATTCGAATTACTGATAAAAATGACAAAGTTTTGATTGAATTTGAAGATACAGGTCCTGGAATTTCAGATTCTATTGCATCACAAATCTTTGATCCAATGTTTACCACTAAATCTTATGGTACTGGACTTGGATTATCAATCTGTAAAAGTATTGTCGAAAAACACGGCGGCGATATCACACTATCTTCTAATCCAACCACCTTTAAGATTACTTTACCAAAGAACCTTTAA
- a CDS encoding 50S ribosomal protein L15e has protein sequence MPSRQDQIWVQLWKENSPDIRDRIVGWRKQNAMTRIDTPSRIQRARRLGYKAKQGIVVIRMRVGTGGMRRQRPRGGRRPKHLGVTRIKADVSMKQVAENRVMEKHPNMKLLGSYFVYKDGMHYWFEVILADPHHPRIAKDKELRKRVLPGVA, from the coding sequence ATGCCTAGTCGTCAAGACCAAATTTGGGTTCAATTGTGGAAGGAAAATTCTCCAGACATTCGTGATAGGATTGTCGGATGGCGTAAACAAAATGCTATGACTAGAATTGACACTCCAAGTAGAATTCAACGAGCACGAAGACTAGGATACAAAGCAAAACAAGGAATTGTAGTAATCAGAATGCGAGTTGGTACAGGCGGCATGAGACGACAACGCCCAAGAGGTGGTAGACGACCAAAACATCTTGGTGTTACTAGAATTAAAGCAGACGTAAGTATGAAACAAGTCGCAGAGAATAGAGTTATGGAAAAACATCCAAACATGAAGCTATTAGGTTCTTATTTTGTTTACAAAGATGGTATGCACTATTGGTTTGAAGTAATATTGGCAGATCCTCATCATCCAAGGATTGCAAAAGATAAAGAACTTAGGAAACGAGTTCTACCTGGCGTAGCATAA
- a CDS encoding copper oxidase: MLFTIAAVAVMGATLFGSTYTTTQISGQSFDMNKLDVDVMEKIHNMGGLELVMPSAYAETDCGAIPKDRKVVEFNITGESAQLPIMGGKTFNAMTFSGQIPGPTLRVTQGDVVKMTLTIPAGEPTPHGNDMHASQMSAGNFGAVMPGTSKTYCYIAEVPGIYKYHCSGVDVAAMDQHVLSGMYGITIVDPIDGYKKLMTEGTKVMNGKVVQDRKFLSADALEFQLQYNQLYLNDDGNYDMKKMMAHSTTQTVVNGKAFSYVPNEAHNELIMGDAKKNIFVAQPWNSADLKQHQSQLLFVEAGQHTRWFVENQGNEPVFFHIVGEIIDRVVQGNRVQAQGTETWLIGGSQGAIMDVVFDKPGVYVAVNHDYAAIFSGAATVIVAGDPFGLNEQLGTNAKSYAELLGNPSSAVPPKGKNSIDHPKLNLNGEYTDKRAAEIAKKLGI, from the coding sequence ATGCTATTTACCATCGCTGCAGTCGCAGTAATGGGAGCAACGCTATTCGGAAGCACATACACAACAACCCAAATTTCTGGACAATCTTTTGACATGAACAAATTAGATGTTGATGTCATGGAGAAGATCCACAATATGGGTGGTTTAGAACTCGTTATGCCAAGCGCATATGCAGAAACTGACTGTGGTGCAATTCCAAAAGACCGAAAGGTTGTGGAATTTAACATTACAGGTGAGAGTGCACAGTTACCAATTATGGGTGGTAAGACCTTTAATGCAATGACCTTTAGCGGTCAGATTCCAGGTCCAACACTTCGTGTAACTCAAGGTGACGTCGTAAAGATGACACTAACAATTCCAGCTGGAGAACCAACCCCACACGGAAATGATATGCACGCCTCTCAAATGTCTGCAGGAAACTTTGGTGCAGTAATGCCAGGAACCTCTAAGACTTATTGCTACATTGCAGAAGTCCCAGGTATCTACAAGTACCACTGTTCTGGTGTTGATGTAGCTGCCATGGACCAACACGTACTTTCAGGTATGTATGGTATTACCATTGTTGATCCAATTGATGGTTACAAAAAACTCATGACAGAAGGAACCAAAGTTATGAATGGCAAAGTTGTCCAAGACAGAAAATTCTTGTCTGCTGACGCTTTAGAGTTCCAACTACAGTACAACCAATTGTACTTGAATGACGACGGAAACTATGACATGAAAAAGATGATGGCTCACTCTACAACTCAAACAGTTGTTAACGGTAAGGCATTCAGCTACGTACCAAATGAAGCTCACAACGAACTCATTATGGGCGATGCAAAGAAAAACATCTTTGTAGCACAACCATGGAATTCCGCTGATCTGAAACAGCATCAATCACAACTATTGTTCGTTGAAGCTGGCCAACACACCAGATGGTTTGTTGAGAACCAGGGCAATGAACCAGTTTTCTTCCACATTGTCGGTGAAATCATTGACAGAGTTGTTCAAGGAAACAGGGTTCAAGCACAAGGAACAGAAACTTGGTTGATTGGTGGCTCACAAGGTGCAATCATGGATGTAGTCTTTGATAAACCAGGTGTATACGTTGCAGTGAATCACGATTATGCTGCAATCTTTAGTGGTGCCGCAACCGTAATTGTTGCAGGAGATCCTTTCGGTCTTAACGAACAATTAGGTACAAATGCAAAATCATATGCAGAACTACTTGGTAACCCAAGCAGTGCAGTTCCACCAAAAGGTAAAAACAGCATTGACCATCCAAAATTAAACTTGAATGGTGAATACACTGACAAACGTGCAGCCGAGATAGCCAAAAAACTAGGAATCTAA
- a CDS encoding HEAT repeat domain-containing protein, with protein sequence MSFLNLKIRIRIIYETRWHLSLSQKQVVTDERLKLFSEMEEKYEKKDVKYFVNLLEHDDYVVRTRSTCILVDFGGEDKVPYIAKVLKNDVNELVRHEAAFSLGQMGHSICVPHLVDATLNDPSMFVRHEAAIALGVVGNKEAKEALQKALNDPDEPVVESAVVALSNIEFMEKLSKNEKFAKLTGG encoded by the coding sequence ATGTCTTTCCTTAATTTGAAAATACGAATTAGGATAATATATGAGACTAGGTGGCATTTATCATTGAGTCAAAAACAAGTCGTGACTGATGAGCGATTAAAACTATTTTCCGAAATGGAAGAAAAATATGAAAAAAAAGATGTAAAATATTTTGTAAATCTTTTAGAACATGATGATTATGTAGTGAGAACTCGATCAACTTGCATCTTGGTAGATTTTGGTGGAGAAGACAAAGTACCCTACATTGCCAAAGTTCTCAAAAATGATGTTAATGAGCTAGTCCGACACGAGGCTGCTTTTTCATTAGGTCAAATGGGTCATTCAATATGTGTTCCCCATCTAGTTGATGCCACATTAAATGATCCTAGCATGTTTGTACGACATGAAGCTGCAATAGCATTAGGTGTTGTAGGAAATAAGGAGGCAAAAGAAGCACTCCAAAAGGCTCTAAATGATCCTGATGAGCCAGTAGTAGAATCAGCAGTTGTTGCTTTATCCAACATTGAATTTATGGAAAAACTTAGCAAAAATGAAAAGTTTGCCAAGCTTACTGGCGGCTAG
- a CDS encoding SMC family ATPase, with protein MIRTVEIGDFLSHSDTKLNFENGVTVFVGHNGAGKSSVIDAITFALFGQHTRKSNKGLVRRGQNQGFASITFTVGDREYRSTRKIDTKGTMSSQFLERKEEDWIPIAEGERKQFGESMTKKIESAIGLDFEKLKIASIVQQGELNSIIKAKPKEFKELINAIIGIDKLDISSEFMKEILKNFRHTIKTELNYDDTQIDFLKNEVDRSKEEVEKNIPLHKQIIAEKEKIQNEIKQLKEKIERDSPKLDKIQQLNLRKDELVKYAKDAILSIQKDITQKERKISECEGCFDIITKKNDLENVLKTIEESIEDSLKKIEGLKLKIASLNEQESIAKKLHLDDGKCPVCDSKVDHLNPLFQEEHLREEINRMKNETIKLEKDHGAYTIKKNDFTKKIQQIRDAETILRTHSITSIQEISQLKQEVQNKRSDIQKIPLTINSRQLVEIASIDSHSKQLYEKIHQLEEQTKDFDFESFKNLKNSLTDKEREGSSLDQKLGAIQEKIRNDEERISKTESALKELNVVKQYIDNLVNIQNNVFSRDGPVATSLRSWALDMISLKASEYLSMLNTKIQRIELSEKARDVSIICYSKTTSLDLESLSGGEQVSIALALRLGMTQLLGTSNLNFVILDEPTMHLDEERRRSLVKVLSQLSEIGNLQEKVPMQFIIITHDAEIFQDSAVEQIFRFESSNSGTVVTAL; from the coding sequence ATGATAAGAACAGTTGAGATTGGAGATTTTCTATCCCACTCAGATACAAAACTAAATTTTGAAAATGGAGTTACAGTCTTTGTAGGCCATAATGGAGCAGGTAAATCAAGTGTTATTGATGCAATTACATTTGCATTATTTGGACAACACACAAGAAAATCTAACAAAGGATTAGTACGTAGGGGACAAAATCAAGGATTTGCAAGCATTACGTTTACTGTGGGAGATAGAGAGTATAGATCAACTAGAAAAATAGACACAAAGGGTACAATGTCATCACAATTCTTAGAGAGAAAAGAGGAAGATTGGATTCCAATTGCAGAAGGAGAAAGAAAGCAATTTGGAGAATCTATGACAAAAAAAATTGAATCAGCCATTGGTTTAGATTTTGAAAAATTAAAAATTGCATCAATTGTTCAGCAAGGAGAACTTAATTCAATAATCAAGGCAAAACCAAAAGAATTCAAAGAGTTGATTAATGCCATAATAGGTATCGACAAGCTGGATATTTCATCAGAATTTATGAAAGAAATTCTAAAAAACTTCAGACATACCATAAAAACTGAATTAAACTATGACGATACGCAAATTGACTTTTTAAAAAATGAGGTCGATAGATCAAAAGAAGAAGTAGAAAAAAACATTCCCTTACATAAACAAATCATTGCAGAAAAAGAAAAAATTCAAAATGAGATAAAACAACTTAAAGAAAAAATAGAAAGAGATTCCCCCAAATTGGATAAAATTCAGCAATTAAATTTGAGAAAAGATGAATTGGTAAAATATGCAAAAGATGCAATCTTGTCAATTCAGAAAGATATCACTCAAAAAGAGAGGAAAATTAGTGAATGTGAAGGCTGTTTTGACATAATTACGAAGAAAAATGATTTGGAAAACGTATTAAAAACAATTGAAGAAAGTATTGAAGATTCGTTAAAGAAAATTGAAGGCCTTAAGCTGAAAATAGCTTCTCTAAATGAACAAGAATCTATTGCAAAAAAACTACATCTTGATGACGGTAAATGCCCAGTGTGTGATTCTAAAGTTGATCATTTGAATCCATTATTTCAGGAAGAGCACCTCAGAGAAGAGATCAATAGAATGAAAAATGAGACTATAAAGTTGGAAAAGGATCACGGAGCATACACTATAAAGAAGAATGATTTTACAAAGAAGATTCAGCAGATTAGAGATGCAGAAACAATTCTCCGAACTCATTCAATTACATCAATTCAAGAAATTAGTCAATTAAAACAAGAAGTACAAAATAAGCGTAGTGACATACAAAAAATTCCATTAACAATTAATTCAAGACAATTAGTTGAGATTGCATCAATTGACTCACACTCAAAGCAGTTGTATGAAAAAATCCATCAACTTGAAGAACAGACAAAAGATTTTGATTTTGAATCATTTAAAAATTTGAAAAATTCTTTGACAGATAAAGAAAGAGAGGGAAGTAGTTTAGATCAGAAATTAGGAGCCATACAAGAAAAAATTCGAAATGATGAAGAAAGAATTTCCAAAACAGAATCAGCGTTAAAAGAATTGAATGTTGTCAAACAGTATATCGATAATCTTGTAAACATTCAAAACAATGTTTTTAGTCGTGACGGTCCAGTTGCAACAAGTTTAAGATCATGGGCATTAGACATGATTTCACTTAAGGCATCTGAATATCTATCCATGTTAAACACAAAGATTCAGCGAATAGAGTTATCAGAAAAAGCTAGGGATGTATCAATAATTTGTTACTCAAAAACCACCAGTTTAGATTTAGAATCTTTGAGTGGTGGGGAGCAGGTAAGCATTGCACTAGCACTAAGACTTGGAATGACTCAGTTACTAGGAACTTCCAATCTGAATTTTGTCATTCTAGATGAGCCAACAATGCATTTAGATGAAGAACGAAGAAGATCATTAGTCAAAGTTCTATCTCAACTTTCAGAGATAGGAAATCTACAAGAAAAAGTACCTATGCAGTTTATTATAATTACTCATGATGCAGAGATTTTTCAAGATTCTGCAGTTGAGCAGATTTTCAGATTCGAATCTTCCAATTCAGGAACGGTAGTTACAGCACTCTAG
- a CDS encoding TlpA family protein disulfide reductase, whose translation MRAKIGEKAPNLKISEWVQGMPTNFDQEKDKIILAEVFQVNCPGCFMYGIPEAINIYNKYKDEGVRVVGIATAFEDFDKNTLDNLKLLLKTGEVIGDTLQSLGQYKQLDGNKIPYKIPFPVAMDSLIKETGEIDNARIMDFIYSQIPAFDSQPEDYRTQIIQRVKDYMKSKEYTAETFEMFSLQGTPSTILVDRKGILRDVSFGQSGNLEPMIQSLLNE comes from the coding sequence ATGCGAGCAAAGATAGGCGAGAAAGCACCTAATCTCAAAATTTCCGAATGGGTCCAAGGAATGCCAACAAATTTTGATCAGGAGAAAGACAAGATCATTCTCGCAGAGGTTTTCCAAGTAAATTGTCCGGGATGTTTTATGTATGGCATACCTGAGGCGATAAACATCTACAACAAATACAAGGATGAAGGAGTTCGAGTCGTAGGCATTGCAACAGCGTTTGAGGATTTTGATAAAAATACACTAGACAATTTGAAATTATTGTTAAAAACAGGAGAAGTGATTGGAGATACCCTTCAATCACTTGGTCAATACAAGCAGCTGGATGGAAACAAAATACCATATAAAATACCATTTCCAGTAGCTATGGATTCCCTTATCAAGGAAACAGGTGAGATCGATAATGCAAGAATTATGGATTTTATTTATTCACAAATTCCAGCATTTGATTCACAACCAGAAGATTATCGCACTCAGATTATTCAAAGAGTCAAAGATTACATGAAATCAAAAGAGTATACTGCAGAAACATTTGAGATGTTTTCCTTGCAAGGAACACCATCTACAATTCTAGTTGACAGAAAAGGAATATTACGAGACGTATCCTTTGGGCAGAGCGGTAATTTGGAACCAATGATTCAATCATTACTTAATGAGTGA